The genomic window GCAGCAGCAGGAACAGTCCTGCCCATAGCCCAAGGACCCAGGTCAGAAGCGTGCAGGTAAGGATAGACGGCCCCGCATACTCAAGCAATTTTGTTTTCCCATTCTTACCCGAGACAAGGAAGAAAATCTTCCATACCGCTTTGGATACCATTTCCGTAATCCGGCCGCCTCCGCTTGAAGAAAAGGTGGTCTTGATGATGTCCATTGCAATTAAGATATAAATAAGAGCTCCCAGGAAGAGATACAGCATGTTCATAAAGCACATAGAATTGTTAGCACGTACTTCTAAACGCAATAACAGGTAGGGAGTTAAACAGCATAGAGGTGACAGACCCTGGCAAAAGCAAGCTTGCAGCCACTGCTAGGGCAGATTTTACCTGTTTTAAAGAACACTTAAGTTAGTACCGCCACTAAAAATATATAATTATAGTTCAAGAATTTATAAAACAGAAGGGGCTTTGAATGGGTATAACCAAGCATATGTTTCAATAAAATCTAGATAACTATGAATAAAGACTTAATAACCGCATTAGCTGAGTGTGCAGCAGCCTGTAACTACTGTGCGGTTTCCTGCCTGCAGGAAGATGATGTGAAAATGATGGAACGCTGCATCCGACTTGACTTGGATTGCGCAGCCATCTGTAAAATGGCACTGGACTATGTATCACGGGATTCTACCTTCTCCAGAGAAGTGCTGGATCTGTGTGCCAGAGTATGTAGAGAGTGTGGTGCAGAGTGTGAGAAGCATTCGCACATGGAGCACTGCCGTATGTGCGCTGAGGCTTGTCGCCGTTGCGAGCAGGCTTGCCAGCAGGCGTAGTTGTTCCTACCTGCTGACCCAATGCAAGACCTAAGAACCACCCTGATTGTTCTATACCTGATAGAGCGGTCAGGGTGGTTTTTGCTTTGCTTGAGCCCAATTACAATGCAGAAAAAGAAGCTTCTGTAAGAAAAGAAGGCAGAGTAAATGATTTTTGAGTACCATTTTTAACCACTTAGTCCATTATGTATGAAAACTAGTTTTATCAGTATCAGGAGCTTTGCTCTTATGGTAGTTGCTGTCTTTGTGTTCAGTAGCTGCGAAAAGGACCAGGATGTTGTAACCCCATTAAGTGCTACTGCAGAGCAAGCTGCGAAGGGTCCTTACTGGGAAGATGACAAAGCCTTTGACAAGGAAATGCAGCAGATCATCAACTCCATGATGAAGATGATGAACCAGATGGAGATGACCTGCGACCCCGACATCGATTTTGCCAACATGATGATCATGCACCACGAGATGGGAATTAAAATGGCAGATCTGGAA from Pontibacter sp. SGAir0037 includes these protein-coding regions:
- a CDS encoding four-helix bundle copper-binding protein translates to MNKDLITALAECAAACNYCAVSCLQEDDVKMMERCIRLDLDCAAICKMALDYVSRDSTFSREVLDLCARVCRECGAECEKHSHMEHCRMCAEACRRCEQACQQA